AATCGGGGACAGACACGTCTTCGCTCACTTCGTTCGCTGCGCTTGCGTCAGTCTCCGATTTCCGCCAGAGCCGACTTTAGAACGACTTCCTCGAAGGTAATGGGAGGGTCGGTGAGTAGTTCGACTCATGACAGAAGACTTGAGGCGATCCTGATATCCCGCCACGGCCTCTTCAATCCAAAATCTAAAATCCAAAATCTAAAATCTAAAATTCCTCCCCCCTGGCTAAGCTCTCCGTGGGTCTTGCATGCGAGGGGACTCAACGCCGAGCAGATGCCGCCGGATGCGTTCGAGGCAGGTGACGCCGGTACGAAGCTGAGTAAGCGGATCAAGTTTTCCGTACCCGGCTTCCCAGTGGGTCTGGCCTTCGGGGGTAGTGAAGCAGGCATGAATCGTACGCGTCTCCTCGTCGGTCGCCACGCCCAGGGCGCAGTCCGACTGGAACCTCTCGCGAACGACTTGAGCAAAAGCGCGCGCCGACTCGGTGTAGTTGTTGCCAGCCAACGCCTGCGGGGGCATCACCTCCGCGCCCGCAAAACACGCCGCGCCGGAAATGGCAAGCCGTTGCGCAATGACGCCGCCCGAAAACGTCTCGCCCAATGCAATCGTCCAACCGCGTTGCGTGAGCAGATTCGCAACGACTCCCTCCAGCGTATCGTCGTTGACGCCCATGATGAGTCCCGGCAGACGCTCGCGCACCTTCGCATCGACTTCGTCGATCATCGTGTTGGCTTCCTCGATACTGTCTGCGCGCGCCGTGATGCGAATGCGTACCCATTCGTGCGACGCGAGCACCCCGATGGTGGGATTCTCCAGGGTCGCCATCAGGTCGCCCATGCGGTCATCGACCCACGACTCCCCCATTCCGCAGACTTTCAACACGCGGTAGTGCAGGACCCCTTTGATACCGTACTTTGCGCGCAAGTACGGAAGAACGCTGTCGGCGAGCATGGCCTTCAATTCGTGCGGCACGCCGGGCATGCAGATGATCTCGCCGCGGGCATCGCCGCAGATGATTCCCGGCGCGGTGCCGTTGGGATTGGGGATGATCGTCGCGCCAACGGGGGCCGTTGCCTGTTTCTTGTTGTTGTCGGTGATGGGTCGCCGGATGAACGCGAATCGCTTCTGCAACTCCTCCAGCAGCTCGGGCCGCATCTCCAAGGGTTGGCGAAACACATCCGAGACAGCCTCGCGGGTGAGGTCGTCTTCCGTGGGGCCAAGTCCGCCGGAGGTCAAGACGACATCGGCACGTTGGAGGGCAGCTTCGAGCACATTCACGATGCGGCGGCGGTTATCGCCGACGGTAGTCTTCTGGTAGAGGCCTATGCCGTTTTCGGCGAGCACCTGGCCGATGTGTGTGGCGTTGGTGTCGACGATCTGGCCGAGCAAGAGTTCGGTGCCAATCATCACGATTTCAGCGTTCATCGAGCAACCTCGTGGAGTAATAAGGGCCAAAGAAACTTAAAGGATACATGAACTTGACAGAGTTCCTGTCATGCTGCGTACGCCGGAGGCGGACTCAGGATGACAAGCAACACGCCTCTCTTTTTGCTGGAATTCTTCCATGGCAAGCACAACGCTCATGCGGCGTTGCGTTGAGAGCGCTCAGCATAGCATCTTTCGCTTTGACAGGGTCTCCGATCTCCTATTGTTACGGACGCAGGAAAACGCGATTTCAAAAAGAGACTCTTCAAGTCCCTCGTCTCGCATCGGGTACCCTGCACACGAACAGCCGGCGATTTCTGGCAGCGCAATGAGGCAACACTGATTGAATGAGTCCAGTGCCTTCATCCTGCGTGTCCTGTGCATCCTTGTTCAATAGAGAGTCTCAACAAGGATGAACAGGATTCACAGGATAGGCCCTGCGGCCACCGATTCACGGAGGAACTTGATAGTGCTTTTTTGTCATGCTGAGTCCGCATTAGGGGGACTTGCATCTGGCAAGGCAGTCAATTTCTTAAGCCAGATCCTTCGCTTCGCTCCTAAGAAGCAGGCCGAGCCTCTTGCATGTGGTGCTCCTTCAGAGCGGTCATTGGGGTGGGTTGCTGACCTGGGGCGTCGTCCTCCTTCGCCCCTCGACTGCGTCTCGGGGCTTCGGAGGACTCTGCCCCAGGCTATTATGTTTTGCGCCGTGCGGCGCGCAGGAGGAACAGACGGTGTGAGTAGTGAACGAGAGCACATGTTGTCCGATGCCGAGCCAGGGCCGACTCCCTGCCCGTCATTTCTATCACCAAAACCCGCGCTCGCGCGGTTGCCCCGCTCAGGATGACAAGTAGGACTCAGGATGACAGGCAAACTCAAGGTGACAATTGAACGCAGTCTGACGAGGCACGGGCCACCGTCGCGTTCGATGTACACGCAGTGTCCCCGTGACGCTATACCGCAATGCCAAGCCAATGCAATCCGAGGACTATGGCCGGTGCAATGGCGAGTGCGGGCAGGTAGTCGGCCACGGGGATGCGTTTGATGTCGGCAAGGCCAAGGCCGATGGCCAGTACAAGAACACCACCCGTGGCGCCGAGTTCGACGACGGCGGGGTTGTTTTCCGGAAGGCCGTTCGGGAACATACCGGCGAGCAGAAACGCAGCCATCGTGAGCCCGCCCTGGTACGCAATTATCGAGATGACACTTAACAACACCCCCCACCCCATTGCCGCCGTAAACGCCATCGCTGAAAAGCCGTCGAGCAGACTCTTCATGGCCAGCAGCTTGTAGTCTCCGAATAGACCGTCTTGAATCGCGCCGAGCGTTGCAAGAGGACCGACACAGAACAGAACACTGCTCGCGACGAAGGCTTCGGTCACACGGGCCTGGGGACTGCCGTTGCGCGCCACCTTTACCTGCAATCGGTCGCCGACGGTGGCGAGATACATCTCGATGCCAAGCCAATTGCCAATGATCCCACCCGCAAGCACGCTCATGATGACAATCAGGAAGTTCTGGGAGGCGAACGCCATCTTGACGCCCAGCGCCATGGAGCAAAGTCCGAGTCCGGTCAGGACCGTCCTGCGCGACGAGTCCGAAAGCCGGTGGCCAAGGAGCAATCCGAATGCGCCGCCGACGGATACGGTGGCGACATTGAGTATCGTGCCAATGCCTGTCATGAGGTGGGGTTCCTACTACGTGTGAGCAGGAAGAGTAGCAGATAGCGGGCAGAAATACGAAGAGGGCAGGGCCGAAACCCTGCCCTCTTCGGTACTATGGACTCCAGAATTTAGAGTGTAGCACCATAACTTGAAATGACATAAATCGTGTTCGCGGTAAGCCCATTGGCTGGAGGTTCCCCGGTCTCAGAGTAACGCAAGAAAGAAACGTGACCATCCATATAAAGGACATTACCGCCGCCAGGCACGTGGTTCATTGCAGAACCTACACCGGATGAGCTGGGATCGGCGTTGACGATGTCGTAGTAGACGATTACTTCGGATTGGGCCTTCGC
This window of the Candidatus Hydrogenedentota bacterium genome carries:
- a CDS encoding CinA family nicotinamide mononucleotide deamidase-related protein, yielding MNAEIVMIGTELLLGQIVDTNATHIGQVLAENGIGLYQKTTVGDNRRRIVNVLEAALQRADVVLTSGGLGPTEDDLTREAVSDVFRQPLEMRPELLEELQKRFAFIRRPITDNNKKQATAPVGATIIPNPNGTAPGIICGDARGEIICMPGVPHELKAMLADSVLPYLRAKYGIKGVLHYRVLKVCGMGESWVDDRMGDLMATLENPTIGVLASHEWVRIRITARADSIEEANTMIDEVDAKVRERLPGLIMGVNDDTLEGVVANLLTQRGWTIALGETFSGGVIAQRLAISGAACFAGAEVMPPQALAGNNYTESARAFAQVVRERFQSDCALGVATDEETRTIHACFTTPEGQTHWEAGYGKLDPLTQLRTGVTCLERIRRHLLGVESPRMQDPRRA
- a CDS encoding DUF554 domain-containing protein encodes the protein MTGIGTILNVATVSVGGAFGLLLGHRLSDSSRRTVLTGLGLCSMALGVKMAFASQNFLIVIMSVLAGGIIGNWLGIEMYLATVGDRLQVKVARNGSPQARVTEAFVASSVLFCVGPLATLGAIQDGLFGDYKLLAMKSLLDGFSAMAFTAAMGWGVLLSVISIIAYQGGLTMAAFLLAGMFPNGLPENNPAVVELGATGGVLVLAIGLGLADIKRIPVADYLPALAIAPAIVLGLHWLGIAV